The following nucleotide sequence is from Plasmodium relictum strain SGS1 genome assembly, contig: PRELSG_00_v1_70, whole genome shotgun sequence.
ACTTCATATGGTGTTTCTTTCttaacataaataaaaataataaataagaatttattattatttttaagagataattttaattaaaacaaaaaagaaatgaacaggaaaaataatattattattatctccAATTTTAGAATGCATCCCAGATACTGTTTCCGTGTAGCTAAAGGCTTTAATGATACATATGTATcaacattaaaaatatatagtaaaagagagaaaaaaaatatattatattatcttataaagttttttatACTCACCCTTTCAATTTGGATATTTCAATTTTCTAATAATGtaggataataataatattaaaaatatttatgctttttttttgttattacattttttttaataaaaattatttaatatggagaaataatttttattataaaatgaatttttttttgatattttagTGGGATTTTTGCAAATCatggaataataaaaataaattaaataacatATTAGACTTAGGATCCGGAAGATCATTAGCAGAAtgtaatgatttaaaaaaacaaacaaaaagTGAATTAAAATTCTGTGAACAACAGGATATCATAGAAGCACATTTGGAATCACGAAATGAGCAAAATATAATAGATGAGAATGTAGATATAGAACAAGGAAATGAAATAGATacaaaagagaaaaataaaaaggtaAATTTTAAAGAGAGAATCTTAGataattgtaaaaataatttaaaactagttgctttattttttgttattctCTTATCATTGTCTGCAATTTCATTACATTTAATAAgttattatatgtataagAATACTAGAAAACcaaaactatttttatttaccttatcttttttaataatttcaatTCTTTTAACATGTGAACgaattgaaataaaatacaaaaataaattttgaatAATATTCCTAATTAAAACTATTAcctactaaaaaaaaaatgtaaatgatTAAATGTATATGAAGAGTTACTATAGCTTTGATATACCAACTGTATGTTAAATAATTCCTGAAGGTATTGTgcaaaaaatttcataagGAGAATGTACAGTAgtcttttataattttgcttattacaaaaatatttttgtaatgAATGAgcattatttataaattacttTAAATAACTTGAAGTAAATagtttattttatgtaaCATTTGCaacattttaaataaaaatattttacttaaatattattcttaatacattaattattttatatgaaaaattcatctaatttaataaaaatgtttccttatttttattataacctaaatatttgttataaaatcctttaattatatatgtgTAAAATCATCTATATTTTCTACAGATTTATAATTCTCCATAAGTACACATTCTCTATCTTTTACTTATTAATTGCCCATTCAAGAACTTTTCTAGAGTAGTGGTTAATGAAAGATGTTATTgacattttataatataaaattagctCACTagttggttaataaaaggtattattaaccttttgtagcatgctaagctagttgctagttgtatacgtacaagttagccatgcactgacgctagtcctatatatataaaaaaaaaaaaaaaaaaataaagttatttttgtttgtttgtttatttatatatatatacatctttgtaatttaaaaaaaaaaaaaaaattaaatatattt
It contains:
- a CDS encoding fam-h protein — its product is MNRKNNIIIISNFRMHPRYCFRVAKGFNDTYVSTLKIYSKREKKNILYYLIKFFILTLSIWIFQFSNNWDFCKSWNNKNKLNNILDLGSGRSLAECNDLKKQTKSELKFCEQQDIIEAHLESRNEQNIIDENVDIEQGNEIDTKEKNKKVNFKERILDNCKNNLKLVALFFVILLSLSAISLHLISYYMYKNTRKPKLFLFTLSFLIISILLTCERIEIKYKNKF